The sequence ATGggtaattttgaataaaaaaaaatatatataagtaatattgatTGGAGACATGTGCCCCGCGTTGGAAatcacctgattttttttctctctctcttttttttttaatattcatcagCTTCAGTCGTTCTCTAGTATTAGCTTAATTAGCTTAAGTTTAGGTAGGAAGTGTAGGTCAGATCTAATTAACTGTATCAAAGGCTTGGgtatatcacaaaaaaatctaaGTACAAGAGAACTGAGTGAATGAAATGTCGGTActaagaaagcacacacacacccaaaaaaaatagtaataatgataaataataaaaaaaatagtaataatgataataataataataacataataataataataataataataataataataataataataacaataataataacaatgataataataataataataataataataataataataataataataataataataataataataataataataataataataataataataaataaataaaaaaaatagaataaaatcaaataaaaccatctcaccttaaaataataaaataataataataataataataataataataaataaataaataaataaataaataaataaataaaatagaatagaatagaataaaatccTCTCACCTTGAGCCTGGCCACCATCTCCTGCACCTCCTCAATCAGGCGATGGATGGTGATCCTTCTCACTTCCTCCACGTATTCCATCAGCTTGAACAGTTCGTCCGTCGACGTGGGAGTCACCTGGATCCGTTTGTGAATGGTTTCGAACTGCTGATTCAGGCTTCGGAAACGAAAAGGTACTGGGGTTTGTAAGGAATCGATGTGGGGAAACGATTAAAGTATGTTTAATTTATTCGTCACGTGTTtagattatttgtttttaaatgatTCGGGAAAGTAAGTTGTTTTCAGTAACCGGTATGCAAAACTAATCAAAAGCATGTTTAATTCACTATATCTTAATAACTTCATGTAaactgatataagaaaaaaataatgtatttgctCTAAATTTACATCAGTATTCCCGCAGGTAGGTTTTGTTATGAGTTCTGTCGTACCTTTGGGTCGTCTCGCGATGGTCGGCGATGAGCTTGTCCTTGAGAACAGACACGAAGGTCGAGGTCACGGACAACAGGCTCTGTCGGAGGAACTTGTACTCCAGTCTGGAGAAGGGAAGGTTAAGTCAAGAGGAATGAATTATTAGACTAATTATTTACACAATATATGCAGTCGATAAGATAGAAATTATGATCCAAATGTCAAGTAGAATCTCCAAAATATATCACTTTTTAGAAACAAATctacacaaaaaaatgtaaatgaaaaaaaaaaaaaaaaaaaaaatcaccaaacgccctttcataaaaagaaaaattctacATCAAAAATCACCTGAAGACATAGAGCATGGCTGACGTGGGTACGTGGCTGGCCTGTTCCACATAGGAGGAATAGTGGTGCACCTGACCCGCGTACTCTTCCAGCTGCGCATCCTGCTGCAGAAAGGCGTCCACCTCTTGCCTCACGCTTCCTTGCAGCACCGGCGCCCATTCCGTGGCTATGGGGATTGTGAATATATTCGACTGCACTTTCCTAAATATGCCTGAGCCATGCAGTGAATCATTATTCCGTGCTTGGAAATGACAGCTATTTTAgatgtaatataacaatagacAAAAGGCTCTAAATTATAACATGATCCAAAATCTAAAACCAAATATCTTATTTCAAAGGCCCAATTAAAACCAACTAATGTCCAAGCACATCTCACTCATGATGTCCCTTTGGCCCTTGCGAAGATTTGCCTTTTGCCCTTCCAGCGCTGTCCCTTGGCCCTTCTAAAAGTACCTCTCTGTTGGTCCACTTCGCCCGCCTACTTGCTCCCGACTGTAAACCCTGGCCCCTCCAGAGGAATCTCTTCGACCTTTCTATTGGTGCAATTTCGGCGTATTTCATGTGCCAATTGATATCGTTGATGTAGTAGAATAAAGCAGAAACAATGAAAGAAATGCTGCTCTTAGAACATACTGTTAGAACCTGTCTGAATCTGGAATTCACTCCGTAGTATCCCTTTCCTTGCTGTCCTTTGCACTTGCTGGTGTTGTTTATCGGTTAACCAAGAGCTTACCCgaaacaacacacccccatacaTCCCCgtccaaaacacatacatattccaAGGGCAGCACATAAACCAACCAGACCACCGCTAGACTTACCGATCTGCGTGAGGAACTCGCCGGCCTTCTCGAATCGCCTCCTGATGTTGGCGCTGAGGCAAGACCGAAAGCTGTCCCACTGCGGCTCCGACAGCGTGACGACCAGCGTCTCGCGCCGCGGCTCCAGCGGCCTGAGCGGAGGGGCCACGTCCTCCTCTCCCGGAGGACCCATCGTCGCGGCTCGCTGCCTCCACTTCGGGACCTTCGGCGGCCGCGGCTCGTCCCACGTCCCGCGGTAGAGCTGCACGCACTCGTCGAACTGGAGGCGGACATGAAGGAGATTCgaggtttatttcctttttttattgcgaGCGTCGTTCATATGAAtaaatggaaatccatgatcctcgtgaaaaatacttgcaaaagtatatgtagaaaaggtatggctgagaatgaatatcttatcTTCCAGATACAtgcgatgtatttgaccggtttcgattatatattcgtcagatatacataaatatatatctgacgGAGATAGAAACGAAACCGGTCATATACCCTTACCATCACATGCCCTGTGATGTTaagatattcaatctcattcatacctcttctacATATATCGCAATCAACACCGTTCATACTTttcaaaaatgatattaataaacaaaacatttgACCCCCCATAGTGGTTTGGGCTGTACCTCCTTGAAGAGATCCGTGAAGGCCGAGTAAAGCTCCGACTCGTCAGGGCGGAGACACACCTCGTTGTCCTCCAGCCCGAGGTAGAGCTTGAGCCGAGGCCCGACCCACGGCTCCTCCTCGCTCCCCAGCCACCTCAGCACGTCCTCGACACTTCGGATCAGCACTTCTTGCAGCTGTCAACAGGTAGCTGAGTTATTTCGGATTCACAAGCaaatgtctgttttctttctctttctcttttataaatGTTTTGTAGAAAATAATGAGAACATCACGTAGACGTCTCCAGTTCGAACCGAACAGGTCTGCGTCCGTTTCCTCGCCCCGCCCACTTCGCCCACCTATTCTTGCAACCGCTTTTTAGCAAGGATACGAATGAGattgaataaaacaaatagaacAGAAAGAATTGAAGATTATCACTGTTATGTTTCCTATCCGCATTACAATTTGAATCACACTTAATGCTGACAGTTTAACAAACGTTGTTCTCACACTTCGAAAAGTTATTATTTCGCATTCATACTTTTTTCCGTGTTCataaccccctcctcctcgccaacccacccacccaccccggcGATCCACCTGCCCACCGACACCTTACCTTCGACGCCAGGAGGTTGTTGAAGGCGTGCATGACCGTCAGGCGCCGCGACGGAGAGAGGTTGGTGGCGAGGGCGGCCTCCCTAATGGCCGAGAGCGACTCAGTGAACCAGGAGCTTCGCAGCCTCGCTCGCCCCGACCTCGCCGCCGCTCGCCACCGCGTGATCAACACCGTCAGTTCCACGCCCTCGCCGCTACCCATGCCCCTGGTGAGGTAGGTACGcgtgttatggttattgttgttgtttcgtgtAGTAGGACACTGTAAGTGGGTTATTGTGGGTGGTGATGTAGCGTTGTGTAAGGCATGTGGTTCTGATTTAGTGTGAGAGTGTTGGGGTTGACgatttgtataaaatgtatacgatttgtataaaattcatgttgaaccaactgtaaaacaaaacaacgaagggGAAATATACCGAATATACTGAAAAGCTATTCTGAAGAAGTAGCAGAAAAAGTTCTTTGGCTTTTACGTAGATACTCCTGCCCTGTTTTCCTTACGCGTAAGTGGTTAGATGTTCGCTCTtcgattattaatataatgaaatacagtAATATCATTGGAGAGAGAGTTACATTGCCTCTGTTGGGTGAAGCACGACACGTGTTTCGAATTCGGGTGTCGAAACTGCAGGTCCGGAGTTTGTTTCATTTTATAATCAAAATGCCAATGAAACTTTATATAAAACTGAAGTTTGGGTACAGTCGTATGTAATCTGCGCTCCTTAATTTTCTTAATATTCTTTatagttattgctgttactattacctttctcctgttttctttttaacaGACAGAAATGTGTTTAACATATTACTCATTGTGCGAGTATTTAAAGAAATAGAAACACGAAATCATTAgaatacacacgctcacacatacacacacacgcgcgcacgcacgcacgcacgcacacacacacacacacacacacacacacacacacacacacacacacacacacacagaggcagagagagagagagagagacagagacagagacagagacagagacagagacagacagacagagacagagacatagacagagacagagagacacagagataaaGACGGATAAATAGACAAAAACGATTCCGACCAACGTCTAGTACCACACATCCGCCTTCCATTAGCCTAGGCCTACCCATCAGATATATCAGCGAGGGAGAGAGTGTCGAGCGGCCGCAGCACTTCCGCCATGACCGTCCTCACCGCCGGCGGGAAGCTGGCCATGGCGCGACTGAGCGCACGCCTTTCCTTGCCCACCCAAGGCACACGCTCTACCACTTGCGCCTCGTATCTGGaaagtagaaaatatatatatatatttttttttcatctgggcTTCTTTCTTAGGTTACTGATTAGTCTTTAGTTTGGATGtatttatgttaatgttaaaGATGGTGAGCGGATGTAAcatttagtttttgttgttttttgtcattcCACACACTTGTCTTccggatgtgtgtttgtgttttcttgaaTGATTTTATTCGTAGTAAAATGTCATTAGAGTGCTTCAAACCCGACagaaaggcgaaaaaaaattaaaactgcatCATAACCTTCAACCATACAGTAACTACGAGCGTATCAGTAATTAAACAGCTTTACACACGAGATCTAAAAACACACGGGAAAGCTGCAAGGCCATTACCTGTCCCACTGCTTCAGGGGCCTCATGTGCACGGGCcgaacttccctctccctcagctcCTTGAAGAGATCCTGCAGGATACGGGCGTACTTGGTTTTGAGGGCGCTCGGCAGACGGTGGGTGAGGACGTGACTGAGATCCGGTGGGCGGGGGCGGTGGGTGTCGCGAAGGCGTTGGCACGAAGTCATCACCAGGCGGGCGAAGTCAGCACGTCGGCGCCTAGGAATGTCAAAGGTCATGTGGGATATGAGATAGAGACATGTTAAAAGACTGACTTTTCATTCTCGAGCAACGCTTTTCGACATGGAAGGACTGGCATTCGGAACGCGGTTCGAATCCTTGGAAGGGGATGGTTGAATCCTTACATTTTTACAAatggtttagtatatatatgtgtgtgtgtgtgtgtgtgtgtgtgtgtgtgtgtgtgtgtgtgtgtgtgtgtgtgtgtgtgtgtgtgtgtgtgtgtgtgtgtgtgtgtgtgtgtgtgatggttatTTTCTGAATTTCCAGGTCATCAGGTtaggttattttttcattacaaaataGCCATGAATTTGGCACAATCaccgatttttgaaaaaaaaaaaaaagcgtcgaGTCTCAGGACAAAAATGGTAACTCATCCCagacttctttttcttgttctgacACTGAAGTTCACATGCGTTTGGTGTATTTGAAACTCACGAACAGTATTTTAGTTGTTGTACGCTACTTAAGCATTTTCCTCAAGAATAATTTGAATAATCGAAGTACTCCAGACCCTATAGTATAGTGCTTGTCAATATACagaatttgtatttaaaaaaaaaataataataatcccagtTAAAGAATAATAGTCCATGTAAAAACTATAGATTTTGTTTACATGGCGAAGATGCACTTGGCAATCTGATAATTAATGTTGACTGATTGTTAATGTCGATTATTTAATACTCTGAAGGGGTAATGATAATCTTTTGGGATACAACCACGTGATTGGGACACGTCGCATTCAGCCAGTCATCTCCATTACTACTAATAAGAGGCAGTCACGCATCAAAACAACACATTCATATCACCctcaacaagaagaaaaaacagagtcACACCTCAGTGTACATTTTgccatcaataagaaaaaaacaggataataataataggaaatcaCACAACCTCTGCAAGGAATGCCCcctcaataacaacaataaaaaaagaacaaccaCACGAGGACAACACATACACGAGTCCACAACCTTTTCCTCCATTCCTGCGctcctttattttcttaatatactTCAaagttattgctgttactattacctttctcctgttttctttttaagaaagagaaaggtgttTAACATATTACTCATTGTGCGAGtatttaaagaaatatgaaatacgAAATCACAAAGGGCCTCACCTATGGAAGCTCCGGGCCTCCGTTATCCTCGCTCGGCGCCGGTACAGGAGCTCACTGTAATCCCACGGGTTTGTGCCGTCACCTGGGGGCGCGGGAATGGCCCCGTACTGCTCGGAAGGAAGCCACGGCAATGGGGAAGATGTGTTAGTTTGAGAAGCAAGTTATGGGGATTACAGGTGTAGTTGGAGTTGTTctagttttaaaaggaaaaaaaaagatcatatatatgtatttgttgaaAATAGACGCGTAAATagatataggatttttttttatatcgcttGAGCATCGCAATAGGCCCAGTGATCCCATATGGTATATCTATGCATCCACAAAAATGCGATGCTAAAATAAtcgtatattatttacatacatctatacTCACGGACATTAACGTACATAGTACACGAATGAATACTTTCAAGCACTGACccataaccctccctccccccccacacacatacatactcacgtgTGCATAATTCTCTATAAACATCCATTCACATacaagaaaagacagacaggcatgTAACCCACGACAACCGAGCACagtctccttcaccttcctcgGCTGCGTCAGGGGCCTCATTCGCTGCCGGAAGTGCTCAGCGGAACCCCCGAAGGACGACCCACTTCCGGTCCGACTGCCTTGGATCTCCTCCTGTGCACGCATTGCAAAGTCAGACAGTTGCGATGAAAGGGTATGCGAGAGGAGTATTTTGCAGTATGAAATATCagcttacatacaaatatatacatacacacatacatacatacacacacacacacacacacacacatatatatatatatatatatatatatatatatatatatatatatatatatatatatatatatatatatatattatatataataataataataataataataacaacaaaataacaacaacaacaacaacactaataataataatttctaactgataatgaccatgatagcGCATAGGCTAATAAATAAAAACCGTAATGAAGATAAGAATAACATTCAgcattaatgacaacaacagcaaccaagGCATAGACAGGTCGTACCACCGAAGCATTGGACAGGTCTTCTCCTTGCGCTGTGGGCGGCCTCTCGGTGGAGCGGGAGGCTCGAGCAGACATAAAGCGACGCCCACGCTCTCGGTTGCTCAGAAACCTGGActaatagggagggggggggaaggtggttaTTCTAGGCTGTGAGAGATATTATGATGAAATAGTGATTTGGATATTCATGTGGTGAATTAGTATTTGACTCTACTTTtgaacacgtatacacacatatatatacacactacaccacaTACACGCAGGCACATACACttactcatgcatatatacataaacacacacagcacacatacgcacagacacacaaacacacacacacattcacacacgcattaTAATGCGAAGCGAAATCCCGCGTCATGTTCTCAAATTACAAATTAATTGTTTCACAAATCTGGCCCTAAATCAACTTTTTCCAGTCATTATTTACCAAGACAaagccattcacacacacacacatatgtatgtgtgtgatatgtgtgtgtgtgtgtgtgtgtgtgtgtgtgtgtgtgtgtgtgtgtgtgtgtgtgtgtgtgtgtgtgtgtgtgtgtgtgtgtgtgtgtgtatgtgtgtgtgtttatagaagcAGTCACACTTTAACGAAAGTATTCCACTTTTACTTGATAAAAACACATAGATGTCATACCTGATTCAGTCAAATTtctacacaaaaaacatacaagagcgaaagtaagaaaaacgaaaagaaataaaaatatattagactTATATAATAAACCAAAGACAGTGGCAAAAACTTGCAAGACATTACATAATAccttacataatacataataaaaaaaaacgactcaAATCAACCATACAGAACCACGAACCGAAGCGAATCCACACACTGCAttcttttcattactttattatcattttatcattcttattttatctattcaccCAAACGCAGAAAAGGAATGACCTCTTAGATTCCATTTCACCAAAGAAAACCCACGCCATTGCCCACGACACGCACCGGACTGGGCACAAGCACCTCCGTGGTGACAATCAGCTGTTGGAGTGTATAACGAGCCACGCCCCCTACCCCTTGCCCACAGTTAGGCAAGGGAGGGAGCGTGGGTAAAGATGCTGCTCTCTCGCTGCTGATTTTCCTCTTGCCTCCGTGCCTCGATTTGTACTTAATTGTGGCACTGCCGGCTGGTGACACTACGCTGTGCATGGCGCTGGTGGAGACGGGGGGAAAGGAGTGATTCAATAATAGGTATATTATGTTaagaatgtatgtatttcttttattttcccatttccatTTCCCATTATGGCTTGGGCTCTTAATttcgatgataaagatgatggtaatggtaatgttgataaggataataatgataactataatgatgatagtaatgataataataataataataataataatagtaataatagtaataatagtaataataatgatgataataataataataataataataataataataataataataatgatgatgataacaacaacaggtttaataaaagcaacaataacatgctaacaacactaacaataatgataatgttcttgaatcaataataatgattataatagtaatggtagtgatgatgacgatgataacagtaataactctaaacaataatgataatgtattactgatgataatgttaacgatgattatgataatgataataatgataataatgatagcaaatgtaatagtaaaaataataatagtaataataacaacaatgatgatgatcataataataataaaaataataatgataataatggcaacaataagattcataatgataataataatgatggtaatgataataataataataataataataataataataataataatgataataataatacactaactGCTCCTATCTACTCCACTGAATCAGCAATCTCAGAGTCAGTGAAAATGATACGAAAGAATCCCAGAAGGAGGCATACAGAACCAGCAtgtaaaataaagattaaaagagaaattttataaaatgtgtcGTGAAATTTCTATCCTTGATGAACTAGCCGAGGAAGATAAAATTAATACACGGAAATCACGCAAAACTCTTCGCAAgtctgaaataaaagaaattaaaataattccaGAAATTACAGAGATtcttaataacaattaaaaaaaactgcAGGTTTAAGCTCATCGTTTAGAACGATttgagaaaaggacaaaaaaaaatcagacaaaataAAAGCTTTGCCACTgacgctttttttcttcttctttttgtggaAGATCGGAAAACAAAACACTGAAATAAAAGATCCTCTTATGGAAactgttaaaaaagagagagaagatctgGAGCCCAACTAAAGAGCACAACCAAAATGCCAAATGGATTGAccgagaaagagataaaatggaaaatgtgTTTATCAAAGAATGGAATAATATCAGTCCACAACTTGTAAATCTGGCATGGGTAAAGAGCCTAAAATGGGAATCCCCTGGCGGAGGCAAAGTCCCAAATGTCTGGCTTCAACCCCCGGACCTCAGTTCATACTGGCAAAGGTACTTAGTAGGCTGCTTATGGAACACCCAGATGAAACACCAGACCGGGTTTCTAAAGGAATAACCTTTTTACTCCCTAAAAGTATAGATACTCATGAAACAAAGACCGAAAAAAACTTATAAAAGCCTAACCTCAGTATTAACAAAATTAACCTAATCTCATCTTTCAAATCACAACATACTTCCAACAGAACAAAGGGGCTGTTGAGAGGCCCACATGGCTGCAAAGACCAATTACTTATAAACTGGATGATCCTTGAAAATTGCTCTGCCAGGATAAGGAATCTCAGTACTGCCTGGATAGACTACTGTAAAGCCTTTAACAGCGTACCCCATTCTTGGATTTTAAAATCGtcagaattttttaaaagtttctccTATAATCATCAGCTTTATCAAGCACAGTATGACAATGTGGCAAACAATTCTTATCCTTAGTGATAAAAAGTGTGTACTTAAATCTGAAGAAATTTCCATACGAAGCGGGACTTTTCAAGGTGACTTCCTATCACCACTCCTTTTCTGTATTGCACTAACCCCCCTCTCGCAAGACCTTAACGACTGGCTATGGGTATAAAATAAAGGACAATATCTTTAACCACCTCTCTTACATGGATAACCTCGAGTTATGTGCTAAAAATGATGAAGAGCTTGAAGGTCTGCATATTATAGTAAAATCCTTCAGTGATGACACTTACCACACAAATAAATGAACTTGACCATGATGAAAGATATATTTAGGCGTCAGTGAAGGAGCAGGCATTAATCATaaccaaatgaaagaaaaagttcAGAAAAACTGATCGTAAGTACCGAACTTAAATCGCAAAATCGCTTCACCGCCACAACTTGTCTTGCGGTGCCATTTGTCGTGTACAGCTATACCATTCTGAATTGAAAACTGGAAGAAATCAGGTGCATGGATTGTAAGACTCGTAAATTTCTCACAACAAACAGAATGCATTACCTTAAAGCCGATATAGATAGGGTTTACCTACCTagaaaagatggaagaagggTCTTACCCCCTTAGAAATTATACACCCTTCACAAGGAATCCCTTAAATGTAAGCCTGAACTTGATctgaatataaattaaattaaatcctGTCATGCCATCAACAAAAGCATGCCATCAAAAAAGGCTAAAATTACAGCGCTAAAACAAATGACAGCAAACTGGCAAAAGGAACCAGTGCACAGAATATTTCTCTTCCGTGTAGCCAAAGCTGATGTAAACCAAATTCATGCCCATCAGTGGCTACACAGCACCGGGCTCAAAACTGAAGCTGAAAGATTCAATCTTCTTACCGCCAAGAGCCAAAAGCTCAgaactaaaaaaaatcaaaccaacatTGGTAAATATTTGGCATATAGTGCCAGGTTGTCCCATCTTAACACCAAATGAGTACACAAACAGATATGATAAGAGTTGGGCAGTATATTCACTGGCAATTATGCAAGCAGTACGGCACTGATGTCCATGGAAAAATGGCACGAACACATAACTAAAAGTCTCTTTGCAAATCtttgaaaaatcaaaatataaagattt is a genomic window of Penaeus monodon isolate SGIC_2016 chromosome 10, NSTDA_Pmon_1, whole genome shotgun sequence containing:
- the LOC119577678 gene encoding dynein heavy chain 12, axonemal-like; amino-acid sequence: MHSVVSPAGSATIKYKSRHGGKRKISSERAASLPTLPPLPNCGQGVGGVARYTLQQLIVTTEVLVPSPSRFLSNRERGRRFMSARASRSTERPPTAQGEDLSNASVEEIQGSRTGSGSSFGGSAEHFRQRMRPLTQPRKYGAIPAPPGDGTNPWDYSELLYRRRARITEARSFHRRRRADFARLVMTSCQRLRDTHRPRPPDLSHVLTHRLPSALKTKYARILQDLFKELREREVRPVHMRPLKQWDRYEAQVVERVPWVGKERRALSRAMASFPPAVRTVMAEVLRPLDTLSLADISDGGMGSGEGVELTVLITRWRAAARSGRARLRSSWFTESLSAIREAALATNLSPSRRLTVMHAFNNLLASKLQEVLIRSVEDVLRWLGSEEEPWVGPRLKLYLGLEDNEVCLRPDESELYSAFTDLFKEFDECVQLYRGTWDEPRPPKVPKWRQRAATMGPPGEEDVAPPLRPLEPRRETLVVTLSEPQWDSFRSCLSANIRRRFEKAGEFLTQIATEWAPVLQGSVRQEVDAFLQQDAQLEEYAGQVHHYSSYVEQASHVPTSAMLYVFRLEYKFLRQSLLSVTSTFVSVLKDKLIADHRETTQSLNQQFETIHKRIQVTPTSTDELFKLMEYVEEVRRITIHRLIEEVQEMVARLKVILDVVHLTPNDLNTTAAVITWPTKLKPVVDHAVESLEDLKQEFEETLVERAGEVSHTLERIQQFVTELEELSDVAHVNKYIREVRKLEGRLEKVSTLVSWVNQEEGLFKFQLSSFPLLSELKECLVPYDELFTLVMKWRKYEKHWMDGDFTSLDPEFIDVETEELARELFRLRKAFKMKFKQQALEGDPRKARMNLDDPNPDNLPGPLRVCALALNQIKGFKEHLPLVSVLCNKGLRARHWENLNKAAGFDITPNAGTSLRKVVQMDLGGLLKEFEVVSSGASREYNLELSLANMKGAWESARLSFAQNPDVGVQVLDGLEEVRELAEEHLITTHTIKNSPFVGPFVGVYVGVVLYVHVRKNEHMRRGHSGNME